A region of Chelonia mydas isolate rCheMyd1 chromosome 7, rCheMyd1.pri.v2, whole genome shotgun sequence DNA encodes the following proteins:
- the RTN3 gene encoding reticulon-3 isoform X5 — protein MHDLIFWRDVKKTGFVFGTSLIMLLSLAAFSVISVVSYLILALLSVTISFRVYKSVIQAVQKSEEGHPFKAYLDLDITLSSEAFHNYVNDAMVHVNRALKLIIRLFLVEDLVDSLKLAVVMWLMTYVGAVFNGITLLILGELLIFGIPVVYEKYKTQIDHYVGIARDQTKSIIAKIQAKLPGMVKKKPE, from the exons TGCACGATCTGATCTTCTGGCGGGATGTGAAGAAGACAGGCTTTGTCTTTGGCACGTCACTGATTATGCTGCTGTCTCTGGCCGCCTTCAGTGTCATCAGCGTGGTTTCTTACCTCATCCTGGCGCTGCTGTCAGTCACCATCagctttagagtctacaagtctgTCATCCAAGCCGTACAGAAGTCTGAAGAGGGACATCCATTCAA AGCCTACCTGGACCTAGATATCACTCTCTCTTCAGAGGCCTTCCACAACTACGTGAATGATGCAATGGTGCACGTCAACCGAGCTCTCAAACTCATCATCCGCCTCTTCCTGGTAGAGGACCTGGTGGATTCACTGAAG CTGGCAGTTGTCATGTGGCTGATGACGTACGTCGGGGCTGTGTTCAATGGGATCACCCTCCTCATTCTTG GAGAATTGCTGATTTTCGGTATTCCAGTTGTCTATGAGAAATATAAG ACGCAGATTGATCACTACGTTGGAATCGCCCGGGACCAGACTAAGTCGATTATTGCAAA